One Bombus fervidus isolate BK054 chromosome 5, iyBomFerv1, whole genome shotgun sequence DNA window includes the following coding sequences:
- the LOC139987240 gene encoding uncharacterized protein: MLHSSLPRAFLAPGLNYLGYYGDEIHQHSYGAATSWHIPMENPPTYSRVPDHHVLQNWDLSRSSTPCPLDLSLKPPPTPITPKTEDLVDSKKDQRTLDDVQKELENTGYGRNSDETGPLVVDDFDTVPRSSSVHSHSSYELLSKKEPLQTPEPTVKACTLEEATRLAPFGSSSNEIASKYYTHNQKLLLTSPSHLQSVQGYHQQLLLTPQHHLQGMQHAPMTPPSTPSPPQCPRRKVREEDLSPASTISNNNVASSSSRSSSTEKLLQRPKKKHARRLKFDEDTSSPVSGTVILGPDEAVVTGDIDPAFNIVEVTEEARAELAKIENRLGPYQCKLCRQLHEDAFQLAQHRCSRIAHVEYRCPECDKRFSCPANLASHRRWHKPRLANGEHSSSTGSIEISCTRCDAKFTRQAALRKHLASQHPETNNNNNHNNNNVVVEQGGAVGKTDVVQVVSKGTLNTEIP; the protein is encoded by the coding sequence ATGTTGCACAGTTCGTTGCCACGGGCGTTCCTGGCCCCTGGGTTGAATTATCTGGGTTACTACGGTGACGAGATCCACCAGCATTCGTACGGCGCGGCTACCAGTTGGCACATTCCTATGGAGAACCCTCCCACCTACTCCAGGGTTCCCGATCATCACGTTCTTCAAAACTGGGACTTGTCCAGATCGTCTACCCCGTGTCCCCTGGATCTGTCTCTGAAACCTCCGCCTACACCGATCACACCGAAAACCGAAGATCTCGTAGATTCCAAGAAAGATCAAAGAACGTTGGACGATGTGCAGAAAGAATTGGAAAACACCGGGTACGGAAGGAACAGCGACGAAACGGGTCCCCTGGTGGTCGACGACTTCGACACGGTTCCACGAAGTTCCTCGGTGCACAGTCATTCCAGTTACGAGCTACTTTCCAAGAAAGAACCACTGCAAACTCCGGAACCAACGGTCAAAGCCTGCACTTTGGAAGAGGCCACCAGACTAGCTCCTTTTGGTTCAAGTTCGAACGAGATCGCTTCCAAGTATTACACGCACAATCAGAAGCTTCTATTAACCAGTCCTAGTCACCTTCAATCGGTACAAGGCTACCACCAGCAGCTTCTTTTAACGCCGCAGCATCACCTGCAAGGGATGCAGCACGCTCCCATGACTCCTCCGAGCACACCGTCGCCTCCGCAATGTCCAAGACGAAAAGTAAGAGAGGAGGACTTGAGTCCAGCCTCGACGATTAGCAACAACAATGTCGCGTCTAGTAGCTCCAGATCCAGTTCCACCGAGAAGCTTCTTCAGAGACCCAAAAAGAAACACGCTAGAAGATTGAAATTCGACGAGGATACCAGTAGCCCGGTGTCGGGTACCGTGATTTTGGGCCCGGACGAGGCTGTAGTCACTGGAGACATCGATCCGGCATTCAACATCGTTGAAGTCACCGAGGAGGCGCGAGCGGAGCTAGCTAAGATCGAGAACAGGCTTGGCCCTTATCAGTGCAAGCTCTGCAGGCAATTGCACGAGGACGCGTTTCAGTTGGCCCAACACAGGTGCTCCAGGATAGCCCACGTCGAGTACAGATGTCCAGAATGCGACAAGAGATTCTCGTGTCCGGCGAATTTGGCCTCTCACAGACGCTGGCATAAACCAAGACTAGCTAACGGAGAACATTCGTCGTCTACCGGGAGTATCGAGATATCGTGCACCAGGTGCGACGCGAAGTTCACCAGGCAAGCAGCACTGAGGAAACACCTGGCCAGTCAACATCCAGAGactaacaacaacaacaatcaCAACAACAATAACGTGGTGGTGGAGCAAGGAGGAGCTGTTGGTAAGACTGACGTCGTTCAGGTGGTTTCCAAGGGTACGTTGAACACCGAGATCCCCTGA
- the LOC139987712 gene encoding uncharacterized protein, producing MSENKDLDNNNECHVQLEFRESEITEQSEQYTEEQKNKCSEMKKCSDIEEENIFNETLREENEEHAHKNDKHEDETNYSESNVDNSDFILNKFVKEKDCKSEQKNDEPKSQVNNNSDINTDMLNRSIKDKDKTPDQKDDKLKNNNIHSRLFSIIDSDSEEENIFTSKSKKKNVIDDKDEISNSKHDNMSTKNLNKSSTMKLIDSDSDDTSSTIHVIDTEKTASNGIKMKSRLQNLVDLESDEEREESDEEREESDEPSSHVRQSKTTEKHKKKDPKPKLRKVSLRASKEEAMKQIQSETQRLVRETEISLPYHNPKQRTIQEFLERRKVISSFPVPTVASKLKEFSGIVSEILKEKEKEAEIFYKSSDSEEENRENNKENADKGHINIQCAEDVKKDNVSRKLFDDNLSTTENNEEEDNTNTMEGENENLAEAKDIECNKIIANNETENNATNSVETIETHCKSSIEDKTEAKISETVTNEKTDGLLQKDISQHENKRKSICVDNDEHSLEILNDNAKIAKEPFGITMNESDDEYDFPPLNLDDLDDLDSPNRIKHLQNIRSLKPKLRGIPGQIIDLADDITSAKKGIHGLINRFVKKHSKPDRPVKDISKITTTQIKETPNGGLAIIKETLPYRLPYIENKDPKLEKPGAKLIRLKEELKRRMAIKRNEEWKQREQEMKEQEIEWNESINEEDTFNEPYSPNIEPHISEEDDVEEDAVYTKVEKKKKKKSAFIEDEAEVSEDEINDSDEIEDEDEDEDEHEVQESSEEDEKSERLDSENENENSTCNSNDVPAKCKTFKRIVKPIEDDSKSSVIENDKNSKEQPTSFSQIKLDDMFGKSIKENELSNNESIPVSQVHVGSDPKYQINQTPQSKSNSFDFISPITQLTALNVHLEEDKELTTEEKLLFIDPTLTEVIQTPESPQIKRGVSQKKLFAVQGDVLDEELMEISSGKFPEDKIQLNFAKEPNVSESQLLELCSGTFSSQSNNDKESIDITHRILQSTQAPNEKDSSTTETDEKNSQHLRKETAPWNKLRILSSDEDDSVEEEMKMRLKKVRKLNVSDDEDENSSAVNSNNEEEEEEEEEEDDDDDEKFVDYDSEENEVVVPKKEIRQYAAKFLEEEAELSESDCDVSADEDEQDLDKLELEDGDNEEIDETQVKNQLGKLHMKQMLDEDKKEVRMLQEMLFEDGDLFSESTRERKFRWRNIGKQDDNNDVQLLEGKDGWVDVSDDEEQEKWRKIRFEREAFLAANAKNIDTEIENELNSSQIFKFGLKILKKRRINELEKENTLVEALDSKTEPKVSHTVAEMLNTSRLDGTSRTIYNVMQKRSFLARGEEALTRLATLAKRNKGPLSSIKAKNFVFTNIDSINDSASNKS from the exons ATGAGTGAAAATAAGGATTTGGATAACAATAATGAATGTCATGTACAACTTGAATTTAGAGAATCTGAAATTACTGAACAATCAGAACAGTACACAGAAGAACAGAAAAACAAATGTTCGGAAATGAAAAAGTGTTCTGAcattgaagaagaaaatatatttaatgaaactttaagagaagaaaatgaagaacatGCTCACAAAAATGATAAACATGAAGATGAAACTAATTACTCTGAAAGTAATGTTGACAATAGTgactttatattaaataaatttgtaaaagaaaaagattgtaAGTCAGAGCAAAAAAATGATGAACCCAAAAGTcaagttaataataattctgacATCAATACTGACATGCTTAATAGAAGCataaaagataaagataaaaCACCTGACCAAAAAGATGATAAACTTAAAAACAACAATATTCATAGTAGATTATTCAGCATAATAGATAGTGActcagaagaagaaaatatatttacttctaaatctaagaaaaaaaatgttatagatgataaagatgaaatttctaattctaAGCATGACAATATGTCCacaaagaatttaaataaaagcaGTACTATGAAACTCATTGATAGTGATTCTGATGATACATCTAGTACTATTCATGTTATTGATACTGAAAAAACCGCTTCAAATGGGATAAAG ATGAAAAGCAGGCTTCAAAATCTAGTAGATTTAGAATCAgatgaagaaagagaagagtcagacgaagaaagagaagaatcaGACGAACCATCAAGTCATGTAAGACAAAGTAAAACAActgaaaaacataaaaaaaaagatcctAAACCTAAACTAAGGAAA GTTTCATTAAGAGCTTCTAAAGAAGAAgctatgaaacaaatacaaagTGAAACTCAACGTTTAGTACGAGAAACAGAAATTTCATTGCCATATCATAATCCAAAACAACGAACAATACAAGAATTTCTAGAAAGAAGGAAGGTAATTTCATCTTTTCCAGTACCTACAGTGGCATCTAAACTGAAAGAGTTTTCTGGTATTGTTAG cgaaattttgaaggaaaaagagaaagaagcagaaatattttataaatcttctGATTCAGAAGAAGAgaatagagaaaataataaagaaaacgcAGATAAAGGGCATATAAACATACAATGTGCAGAAGATGTTAAAAAAGATAATGTTTCACGAAAGTTATTTGATGATAATTTATCTACTACAGAAAAtaatgaagaagaagataatACAAACACAATGGAAGGAGAGAATGAAAATTTAGCAGAAGCAAAAGACATTGAatgtaataagataatagcaaataatgaaacagaaaataatGCAACTAATTCAGTAGAAACAATAGAAACACATTGTAAATCTAGTATAGAAGATAAGACTGAagcaaaaatttcagaaacaGTTACAAATGAAAAAACAGATGGTTTATTACAAAAAGATATAAGTCAACATgaaaacaagagaaaaagCATATGCGTTGATAATGATGAACATAGTttagaaattctaaatgataatgcgaaaattgcaaaagaaCCATTTGGAATAACTATGAATGAATCTGATGATGAATATGATTTTCCACCGCTTAACTTGGATGACTTAGATGACTTGGATTCGccaaatagaataaaacatttaCAGAATATAAGAAGTTTAAAACCTAAATTACGAGGTATTCCGGGGCAGATTATCGATTTGGCAGATGATATTACATCAGCTAAGAAAGGAATACATGGATTGATAAATCGATTTGTAAAAAAGCATTCTAAACCCGATCGACCTGTTAAAGACATATCTAAAATTACAACAacacaaataaaagaaactccAAATGGTGGACTAGCAATCATTAAAGAAACACTTCCATATAGATTACCatacatagaaaataaagatcCTAAATTAGAGAAACCTGGTGCAAAATTAATACGCTTAAAAGAAGAGTTAAAACGTAGAATGGCAATAAAACGCAACGAAGAGTGGAAACAGAGAGAAcaagaaatgaaagaacaagAAATAGAGTGGAATGAATCTATAAACGAAGAAGATACTTTTAATGAACCATATTCTCCAAATATAGAACCTCATATAAGCGAGGAGGATGACGTAGAAGAAGATGCTGTATATacaaaagtagaaaaaaagaaaaagaaaaaaagtgcCTTTATAGAAGATGAAGCTGAAGTCAGTGAGGATGAAATAAACGATAGCGATGAAATCGAAGATGAGGATGAGGATGAAGACGAACATGAAGTACAAGAAAGTTCGGAGGAAGATGAAAAATCTGAAAGACTTGATtcggaaaatgaaaatgagaatAGTACTTGTAATAGCAATGATGTACCTGCaaaatgtaaaacatttaAGAGGATTGTAAAACCAATAGAAGATGATTCAAAATCTTCGGTtattgaaaatgataaaaatagtaaAGAACAGCCAACTTCTTTTTctcaaattaaattagatgATATGTTTGGTAAAAGCATTAAAGAAAATGAGTTAAGCAATAATGAAAGTATTCCAGTATCTCAAGTACATGTAGGAAGTGAtccaaaatatcaaataaaccAAACACCACAATCTAAAAGCAACTCCTTTGATTTCATTTCTCCTATAACACAATTAACTGCATTAAATGTACACTTGGAGGAAGATAAAGAGTTAACAACAGAAgagaaattgttgtttattgATCCTACTTTGACAGAAGTTATACAAACACCAGAATCGCCTCAAATAAAACGAGGCGTGTCACAAAAGAAGTTATTTGCCGTTCAAGGTGATGTACTGGATGAAGAACTCATGGAAATCTCTTCAGGTAAATTTCCAGAAGATAAGATTCAATTGAATTTTGCAAAAGAACCTAATGTGAGCGAATCacaattattagaattatgTTCGGGAACATTTAGTTCTCAATCAAATAATGATAAAGAGTCAATTGATATCACACACAGAATACTTCAGAGTACACAAGCACCTAATGAAAAAGATTCATCAACCACTGAAACAGATGAAAAAAATAGTCAACACTTAAGGAAGGAAACAGCACCTTGGAACAAGTTACGCATTTTATCTTCTGATGAAGATGATTCAGTTGAAGAAGAAATGAAGATGCGATTGAAAAAAGTTAGGAAGTTAAATGTATCTGACGACGAAGATGAAAACAGTTCTGCAGTAAACAGTAataatgaagaagaagaagaagaagaagaagaagaagatgatgatgatgatgaaaaatttgtagatTATGACTCAGAGGAGAACGAAGTCGTTGTtccaaagaaagaaataagacAATATGCAGCTAAATTCTTGGAAGAAGAAGCAGAGCTTAGTGAAAGTGATTGTGATGTATCTGCGGACGAAGATGAACAAGATCTGGATAAATTGGAATTAGAAGATGGTGACAATGAAGAAATTGATGAAACACAAGTTAAGAATCAATTAGGAAAACTTCATATGAAACAAATGTTGgatgaagataaaaaagaagtaaGAATGCTTCAAGAGATGCTATTCGAGGATGGAGATTTGTTTAGTGAAAGCACACGCGAGAGGAAATTCAGATGGAGAAATATAG GCAAGCAAGATGACAACAATGACGTTCAACTATTAGAAGGTAAAGATGGTTGGGTAGACGTATCTGATGACGAAGAACAAGAAAAGTGGCGTAAGATAAGATTCGAAAGAGAGGCATTTTTAGCAGCAAACGCG aaaaatatagacACCGAAAtcgaaaatgaattaaatagcagtcaaatatttaaatttggcttgaagattttaaagaaaagacgaattaacgaattagaaaaagaaaatacgttGGTAGAAGCACTTGATTCCAAAACGGAACCAAAAGTATCTCATACTGTTGCGGAAATGTTAAACACTTCAAGATTGGATGGAACATCGCGTACGATATAT aatgtCATGCAAAAACGTTCGTTTCTTGCCAGAGGAGAAGAAGCGTTAACGCGTTTAGCTACTTTAGCTAAACGAAATAAAGGACCACTCTCATCAATAAAGGCAAAAAATTTTGTGTTTACGAATATTGATTCGATAAATGATAGTGCCTCAAACAAAtcgtaa